In the Streptomyces sp. NBC_00525 genome, one interval contains:
- the deoC gene encoding deoxyribose-phosphate aldolase, which produces MPTTLPAFADATASDSALRRFLHGLPGVDAVGLEARAAALGTRSIKTTAKAYAIDLAISMIDLTTLEGADTPGKVRALAAKAVNPDPTDRTTPRTAAVCVYPDMAATAAAALAGSGVKVASVATAFPAGRAALDVKLADVRDAVAAGADEIDMVIDRGAFLAGRYLKVYEEILAVKAECGSARLKVIFETGELSTYDNIRRASWLGMLAGADFIKTSTGKVATNATPANTLLMLEAVRDFRAQTGVQIGVKPAGGIRTSKDAVKFLVLVNETAGEDWLDNHWFRFGASSLLNDLLMQRQKLSTGRYSGPDYVTVD; this is translated from the coding sequence ATGCCCACCACCCTCCCCGCATTCGCCGACGCGACGGCGTCCGACAGTGCGCTGCGCCGCTTCCTGCACGGGCTGCCCGGCGTCGACGCGGTCGGCCTCGAAGCGCGCGCCGCCGCCCTCGGAACCAGGTCGATCAAGACGACGGCCAAGGCGTACGCCATCGACCTCGCCATCTCGATGATCGACCTGACGACGCTGGAAGGCGCGGACACCCCCGGCAAGGTCCGGGCGCTCGCCGCCAAGGCCGTCAACCCCGATCCCACCGACCGCACGACCCCGCGCACCGCCGCGGTCTGCGTGTACCCCGACATGGCGGCCACCGCGGCCGCCGCCCTGGCCGGCTCCGGCGTCAAGGTGGCGTCCGTCGCGACGGCCTTCCCCGCCGGGCGCGCCGCGCTCGACGTGAAGCTCGCGGACGTCCGGGACGCCGTGGCGGCCGGGGCCGACGAGATCGACATGGTGATCGACCGGGGCGCGTTCCTGGCCGGCCGCTATCTGAAGGTGTACGAGGAGATCCTCGCCGTGAAGGCGGAGTGCGGCTCCGCCCGGCTCAAGGTGATCTTCGAGACCGGTGAGCTGTCCACGTACGACAACATCCGGCGGGCCTCCTGGCTCGGGATGCTGGCGGGCGCGGACTTCATCAAGACCTCGACCGGCAAGGTCGCGACCAACGCCACACCGGCGAACACGCTGCTGATGCTGGAGGCGGTGCGCGACTTCCGGGCGCAGACCGGCGTCCAGATCGGGGTGAAGCCGGCCGGCGGCATCCGCACCTCGAAGGACGCGGTCAAGTTCCTCGTGCTGGTCAACGAGACGGCGGGCGAGGACTGGCTGGACAACCACTGGTTCCGCTTCGGCGCCTCCAGCCTGCTGAACGATCTGCTGATGCAGCGCCAGAAGCTCAGCACCGGCCGTTACTCCGGCCCCGATTACGTGACGGTGGACTGA
- a CDS encoding PH domain-containing protein, with product MTSPTPPDEPTYADRTFRSPAGLATGVLLLALLCWIGGDAVFRGEGRVPWMALAGLLTAVPLIVAFTLRPVVSANDRRIRVRNPFRTITLPWTDVADVRAGYSSELFTQDGKKYQLWAVPVSLRQRKKAARQQSRQAMDDPYRRTSVTTDVRNSKSRTAPADQTVADLRELAERAGDKRLDGDPTASVRWAYEVIAPCVVGAVLLVVLGATG from the coding sequence ATGACGAGCCCCACGCCTCCCGACGAGCCCACCTACGCCGACCGGACCTTCCGGTCGCCCGCCGGGCTGGCCACGGGAGTCCTGCTCCTCGCGCTCCTCTGCTGGATCGGCGGCGACGCCGTCTTCCGGGGCGAGGGACGTGTGCCGTGGATGGCGCTCGCCGGGCTGCTGACCGCGGTGCCGCTGATCGTCGCCTTCACACTGCGCCCGGTGGTGTCCGCCAACGACCGGCGCATCCGCGTCCGCAACCCGTTCCGCACGATCACGCTGCCGTGGACCGACGTCGCCGACGTACGGGCCGGGTATTCGAGCGAGCTGTTCACCCAGGACGGCAAGAAGTACCAGCTGTGGGCCGTGCCCGTGTCGCTGCGGCAGCGCAAGAAGGCCGCCCGGCAGCAGTCCCGGCAGGCCATGGACGATCCTTACCGCCGTACTTCTGTTACCACCGACGTACGAAACTCCAAGTCGCGTACCGCGCCCGCCGACCAGACCGTGGCCGATCTGCGCGAGCTGGCCGAGCGCGCGGGCGACAAGCGGCTGGACGGCGACCCCACGGCGTCGGTGCGCTGGGCGTACGAGGTCATCGCGCCGTGCGTCGTGGGCGCGGTGCTGCTGGTGGTCCTCGGCGCGACCGGCTGA
- a CDS encoding phospho-sugar mutase: protein MTTPPDLLTRARAWLAEDPDPDTRDELAKLIDARDTDELTTRFAGTLQFGTAGLRGELGAGPMRMNRSVAIRAAAGLAAYLKAQGHPDGLVVIGYDARYKSADFARDTAAVMVGAGLRAAVLPRPLPTPVLAYAIRHLGAVAGVEVTASHNPPRDNGYKVYLGDGSQIVPPADGEIAAAIAAVGPLDGVPRPESGWETLGEEVLDAYLARTDAVLDAASPRTARVVYTAMHGVGTSVLTAAFDRADFPAPVLVAEQAEPDPAFPTVAFPNPEEPGAMDLAFTTARRANPDIVIANDPDADRCAVAVPDASVDGGWRMLRGDEVGALLAAHLVRRGATGVFAESIVSSSLLGRIAAKAGLGYEETLTGFKWIARVEGLRYGYEEALGYCVDPEGVRDKDGITAALLVAELASVLKEQGRTLPDLLDDLALEHGLHATDQLSVRVEDLSVIADAMRRLRERPPAALAGLPVTSAEDLSRGSDRLPPTDGLRYGLDGARVIVRPSGTEPKLKCYLEVVVPVGAADELPAARTRATELLNGIKRDLAAAAGI, encoded by the coding sequence GTGACCACGCCCCCGGACCTCCTCACCCGCGCCCGCGCCTGGCTCGCGGAGGACCCCGACCCCGACACCCGCGACGAGCTCGCCAAGCTCATCGACGCCCGGGACACCGACGAGCTGACCACCCGCTTCGCCGGCACCCTCCAGTTCGGCACCGCCGGACTGCGGGGCGAACTCGGCGCCGGCCCCATGCGCATGAACCGCTCCGTGGCCATCCGCGCCGCCGCCGGCCTCGCCGCGTATCTGAAGGCCCAGGGGCACCCGGACGGCCTCGTCGTCATCGGCTACGACGCCCGCTACAAGTCCGCCGACTTCGCCCGTGACACGGCGGCGGTGATGGTCGGCGCCGGGCTGCGCGCGGCGGTGCTCCCCCGCCCGCTGCCGACCCCGGTCCTCGCGTACGCCATACGGCATCTCGGCGCCGTCGCCGGTGTCGAGGTGACCGCCAGCCACAACCCGCCCCGCGACAACGGCTACAAGGTCTACCTCGGCGACGGCTCGCAGATCGTGCCGCCGGCCGACGGCGAGATCGCCGCCGCCATCGCGGCGGTCGGCCCGCTGGACGGCGTCCCGCGCCCCGAATCCGGCTGGGAGACCCTGGGCGAGGAGGTCCTGGACGCCTATCTGGCCCGTACGGACGCCGTGCTCGACGCCGCGTCGCCCCGTACCGCCCGCGTCGTGTACACCGCGATGCACGGCGTCGGCACCTCCGTGCTGACCGCCGCGTTCGACCGGGCCGACTTCCCCGCCCCGGTGCTCGTGGCGGAGCAGGCCGAGCCGGACCCCGCCTTCCCCACCGTGGCCTTCCCCAATCCGGAGGAGCCCGGCGCGATGGACCTCGCGTTCACCACCGCGCGCCGCGCGAACCCCGACATCGTCATCGCGAACGACCCGGACGCCGACCGCTGCGCCGTCGCCGTCCCGGACGCCTCGGTGGACGGCGGCTGGCGGATGCTGCGGGGCGACGAGGTCGGCGCGCTGCTCGCCGCCCACCTGGTGCGCCGGGGCGCCACCGGCGTGTTCGCCGAGTCGATCGTCTCGTCCTCGCTGCTGGGCCGCATCGCCGCGAAGGCGGGCCTGGGATACGAGGAGACCCTGACGGGCTTCAAGTGGATCGCCCGTGTGGAGGGGCTGCGGTACGGGTACGAGGAGGCGCTCGGCTACTGCGTGGACCCGGAGGGCGTCCGCGACAAGGACGGCATCACGGCCGCGCTGCTCGTCGCCGAGCTGGCCTCCGTACTCAAGGAGCAGGGCCGTACGCTCCCCGACCTGCTGGACGACCTCGCGCTGGAGCACGGGCTGCACGCCACGGACCAGCTGTCGGTGCGGGTGGAGGACCTGTCGGTCATCGCGGACGCCATGCGCCGGCTGCGGGAGCGGCCGCCGGCCGCCCTGGCGGGGCTGCCGGTCACCTCGGCGGAGGACCTGTCGCGCGGCTCGGACCGGCTGCCGCCGACCGACGGGCTGCGCTACGGGCTCGACGGCGCCCGGGTGATCGTCCGCCCGAGCGGCACGGAGCCGAAGCTGAAGTGCTATCTGGAGGTCGTGGTGCCGGTCGGCGCGGCCGACGAGCTGCCGGCGGCCCGGACCAGGGCCACCGAGCTGCTGAACGGCATCAAGCGCGACCTGGCGGCCGCCGCCGGCATCTGA
- a CDS encoding purine-nucleoside phosphorylase, producing MNASVIPDHIQGDPYAAAADAAARLRELTGAETHDVALVMGSGWAPAAASLGIPEAEFPVTALPGFPAPAVEGHGGTVRSHVIGDKRALVFLGRTHFYEGRGVGAVAHGVRTAVAAGCRTVVLTNGCGGLREGMRPGQPVLISDHINLTAASPIVGANFVDLTDLYSPRLRALCKEVDATLEEGVYVQFPGPHYETPAEISMVRVMGGDLVGMSTVLEAIAAREAGAEVLGISLVTNLAAGLSGEPLNHEEVLQAGRDSATRMGTLLARVLDRI from the coding sequence GTGAACGCATCAGTTATTCCGGACCACATCCAGGGCGACCCGTATGCGGCCGCCGCCGACGCCGCCGCCCGCCTGCGCGAGCTGACCGGTGCCGAGACTCACGACGTCGCCCTCGTGATGGGCTCGGGCTGGGCGCCCGCCGCCGCCTCGCTCGGCATTCCGGAAGCGGAGTTCCCGGTGACCGCGCTGCCCGGGTTCCCCGCCCCCGCCGTGGAGGGCCACGGCGGCACGGTCCGCTCGCACGTCATCGGCGACAAGCGGGCCCTGGTGTTCCTGGGCCGTACCCACTTCTACGAGGGCCGCGGCGTGGGCGCCGTCGCCCACGGGGTGCGGACGGCCGTCGCCGCGGGCTGCCGGACCGTCGTCCTGACGAACGGCTGCGGCGGGCTGCGCGAGGGGATGCGCCCCGGCCAGCCGGTCCTGATCAGCGACCACATCAACCTCACGGCGGCGTCCCCGATCGTCGGGGCGAACTTCGTGGACCTGACCGACCTGTACTCGCCCCGGCTCCGGGCCCTGTGCAAGGAGGTCGACGCGACCCTCGAAGAGGGGGTGTACGTCCAGTTCCCCGGCCCGCACTACGAGACGCCGGCCGAGATCAGCATGGTCCGCGTGATGGGCGGCGACCTCGTCGGCATGTCCACGGTCCTGGAGGCCATCGCGGCCCGCGAGGCGGGGGCCGAGGTCCTCGGCATCTCCCTGGTCACCAACCTGGCGGCGGGCCTCAGCGGCGAACCGTTGAACCACGAGGAGGTCCTCCAGGCCGGCCGCGACTCCGCAACCCGCATGGGCACCCTGCTGGCCCGAGTCCTGGACCGCATCTGA
- a CDS encoding gamma-glutamylcyclotransferase: MSLYAAYAGNLDARLMTRRAPHSPLRGTGWLNGWRLTFGGEQMGWEGALATVVEAPRSQVFVALYDLAPMDEDSMDRWEGVGLDIYRRMRIRVHTLDGEEPAWIYVLNGYEGGLPSARYLGEIADAAESAGAPHDYVMELRKRPC, encoded by the coding sequence ATGTCGCTCTACGCCGCGTACGCCGGCAACCTCGACGCGCGGCTGATGACGCGCCGCGCCCCGCACTCACCGCTGCGCGGCACCGGCTGGCTGAACGGCTGGCGGCTGACCTTCGGCGGGGAGCAGATGGGCTGGGAGGGAGCGCTGGCCACGGTGGTGGAGGCACCCCGCTCGCAGGTCTTCGTCGCCCTCTACGACCTGGCCCCCATGGACGAGGACTCCATGGACCGCTGGGAGGGCGTCGGCCTGGACATCTACCGCCGCATGCGCATCCGGGTGCACACGCTGGACGGCGAGGAGCCGGCCTGGATCTATGTGCTGAACGGTTACGAGGGCGGCCTGCCGTCCGCCCGCTACCTCGGCGAGATCGCGGACGCGGCCGAGTCGGCGGGCGCGCCGCACGATTATGTGATGGAACTCCGCAAGCGTCCCTGCTGA
- a CDS encoding NAD(P)H-quinone dehydrogenase gives MTRIVIIGGGPGGYEAALVGAQLGAEVTVVDCDGLGGASVLTDCVPSKTLIATAEVMTTFDSSYEELGIIVADDTPHIEQAARVVGVDLGKVNRRVKRLALAQSHDITASVTRAGARVMRGRGRLEGLQAADGSRKVVVTSADGTEETLTADAVLIATGGHPREIPDAQPDGERILNWTQVYDLDELPQELIVVGSGVTGAEFAGAYQALGSRVTLVSSRDRVLPGEDPDAAAVLEDVFRRRGMNVMARSRAQAAKRVGDRVEVTLADGRVISGTHCLMAVGAIPNTAGMGLEEAGVRLKDSGHIRTDKVSRTSAPGVYAAGDVTGIFALASVAAMQGRIAMYHFLGDAVAPLNLKTVSSNVFTDPEIATVGYTQADIDAGKIEARVVKLPLLRNPRAKMQGIRDGFVKIFCRPGTGIVVGGCVVAPRASELIHPISIAVDNNLTVEQIANAFTVYPSLSGSIAEVARQLHSRKRTGEA, from the coding sequence GTGACCCGGATCGTGATCATCGGCGGCGGACCCGGCGGGTACGAGGCGGCACTGGTGGGCGCCCAGCTGGGCGCGGAGGTGACCGTCGTCGACTGCGACGGTCTCGGCGGCGCGTCCGTCCTCACCGACTGCGTGCCCTCCAAGACCCTGATCGCGACGGCCGAGGTGATGACCACCTTCGACTCCTCGTACGAGGAGCTGGGCATCATCGTCGCGGACGACACCCCGCACATCGAGCAGGCCGCACGTGTGGTCGGCGTCGATCTGGGGAAGGTCAACCGGCGCGTGAAGCGCCTGGCGCTCGCCCAGTCCCACGACATCACCGCCTCCGTCACGCGGGCCGGCGCCCGGGTGATGCGCGGGCGCGGCCGGCTGGAGGGCCTGCAGGCCGCGGACGGCTCCCGCAAGGTCGTCGTCACCTCGGCGGACGGCACGGAGGAGACCCTCACCGCGGACGCCGTGCTGATCGCGACCGGCGGCCACCCGAGGGAGATCCCCGACGCCCAGCCGGACGGCGAGCGCATCCTCAACTGGACCCAGGTCTACGACCTCGACGAGCTGCCGCAGGAACTCATCGTCGTCGGTTCGGGTGTGACGGGCGCCGAGTTCGCCGGTGCCTACCAGGCCCTCGGCTCGCGCGTCACGCTCGTCTCGTCCCGCGACCGGGTGCTGCCCGGCGAGGACCCCGACGCCGCCGCCGTCCTGGAGGACGTCTTCCGGCGGCGCGGCATGAACGTCATGGCCCGCTCCCGCGCGCAGGCCGCCAAGCGCGTCGGCGACCGGGTCGAGGTGACCCTCGCCGACGGCCGGGTCATCTCCGGCACGCACTGCCTGATGGCCGTCGGCGCCATCCCGAACACCGCGGGCATGGGCCTGGAGGAGGCCGGCGTCCGGCTCAAGGACTCCGGACACATCCGCACCGACAAGGTCTCGCGCACCAGCGCGCCCGGCGTCTACGCGGCCGGTGACGTCACCGGCATCTTCGCCCTCGCCTCGGTCGCCGCCATGCAGGGCCGTATCGCGATGTACCACTTCCTGGGCGACGCGGTGGCCCCGCTGAACCTCAAGACGGTCTCCTCGAACGTCTTCACCGACCCGGAGATCGCCACCGTCGGGTACACCCAGGCCGACATCGACGCCGGCAAGATCGAGGCGCGCGTCGTCAAGCTGCCGCTGCTGCGCAACCCGCGCGCCAAGATGCAGGGCATCCGGGACGGCTTCGTCAAGATCTTCTGCCGCCCCGGCACCGGCATCGTGGTCGGCGGCTGTGTCGTCGCCCCGCGCGCGAGCGAACTGATCCATCCGATCTCGATCGCGGTCGACAACAATCTGACGGTCGAGCAGATCGCGAACGCCTTCACCGTGTACCCGTCCCTGTCGGGATCGATCGCGGAGGTCGCCCGCCAGCTGCACAGCCGCAAGCGCACGGGCGAGGCGTGA
- a CDS encoding DeoR/GlpR family DNA-binding transcription regulator: MFAAERRQLILEMVRANGAVSLRELARVVQTSEVTVRRDVRALEAEGLLDRRHGGAVLPGGFTRESGFPQKSHLATAEKTAIADLAAGLVEEGEAIVVGAGTTTQELARRLARVPGLTVVTNSLLVAQALAHANRVEVVMTGGTLRGSNYALVGSGAEQSLQGLRVSRAFLSGSGLTAERGLSTSNMLSASVDRALVQAAAEVVVLADHTKLGSDTMFQTVPTDLITHLVTDEPAAHDDRAAAELQALADQGVRIAVAGGGAASAAPAAGDAGAPARGTRREMPLPGQRRTQGQGLRGVPGAGAPSAPLGEVERDRAARVADLRRR; the protein is encoded by the coding sequence GTGTTCGCTGCAGAACGTCGTCAGTTGATCCTCGAAATGGTGCGCGCCAACGGGGCGGTATCGCTCCGTGAGCTCGCCCGCGTCGTCCAGACCTCCGAAGTGACCGTCCGGCGGGACGTGCGGGCGCTGGAGGCAGAAGGACTCCTCGACCGCCGGCACGGCGGTGCGGTATTGCCGGGCGGTTTCACGCGGGAGTCCGGCTTTCCGCAGAAATCCCATCTCGCCACCGCGGAGAAGACGGCCATCGCCGACCTGGCCGCCGGCCTCGTCGAGGAGGGCGAGGCCATCGTCGTCGGCGCCGGTACGACCACGCAGGAGCTGGCCCGCCGGCTCGCGCGCGTCCCCGGCCTGACCGTCGTCACCAACTCCCTGCTCGTCGCGCAGGCGCTGGCCCACGCGAACCGGGTGGAGGTGGTGATGACCGGGGGCACCCTGCGCGGGTCCAACTACGCCCTCGTCGGCAGCGGGGCCGAGCAGTCCCTGCAGGGGCTGCGGGTCTCCCGTGCGTTCCTGTCCGGGAGCGGGCTCACCGCCGAGCGCGGGCTCTCCACGTCCAACATGCTCTCCGCGAGCGTGGACCGGGCGCTGGTGCAGGCCGCGGCGGAGGTCGTGGTCCTCGCGGACCACACCAAGCTCGGCTCCGACACGATGTTCCAGACCGTGCCGACCGACCTCATCACCCATCTGGTGACGGACGAGCCCGCCGCGCACGACGACCGTGCGGCGGCGGAGTTGCAGGCCCTGGCGGACCAGGGCGTGCGGATCGCCGTCGCGGGCGGAGGGGCCGCGTCGGCGGCCCCGGCCGCCGGGGACGCGGGCGCCCCGGCGCGGGGCACGCGGCGCGAGATGCCGCTGCCCGGCCAGCGGCGCACGCAGGGGCAGGGGTTGCGCGGTGTGCCGGGCGCGGGGGCGCCTTCGGCGCCGTTGGGCGAGGTGGAGCGGGACCGGGCGGCGCGAGTCGCGGACCTGCGGCGGCGCTAG
- a CDS encoding TetR/AcrR family transcriptional regulator: MAMSTTGAPARPMRADARRNYGRLLVEARTAFAEHGTDASLEDVARRAGVGIGTLYRHFPTRHALMSAVFQEAVTALITRSRELAGAERPCAALVEWLGAIVTHAGEYRGLAQALMSTCRDESSALARCNTPLREAGSVLLSRAQSSGTVRADVSIDDLMQLTNAIALAAEQSPDDPDLADRLLQLTLTGLRAPDRAGG; this comes from the coding sequence ATGGCGATGAGCACGACAGGGGCGCCGGCCCGGCCCATGCGTGCCGACGCGCGCCGCAACTACGGCCGGCTGCTGGTGGAGGCGCGTACCGCCTTCGCGGAACACGGCACCGACGCGTCCCTGGAGGACGTCGCACGGCGCGCCGGAGTGGGCATCGGCACGCTCTACCGGCATTTCCCGACCCGGCACGCGCTGATGAGCGCGGTCTTCCAGGAGGCGGTGACGGCCCTGATCACCCGCTCCCGCGAACTGGCCGGGGCGGAGCGGCCGTGCGCCGCGCTGGTGGAGTGGCTGGGTGCGATCGTCACTCATGCGGGTGAGTACCGCGGACTGGCGCAGGCCCTGATGTCCACGTGCCGCGACGAGAGTTCGGCCCTGGCCCGGTGCAACACGCCGCTGCGCGAGGCGGGTTCGGTGCTGCTGAGCCGCGCCCAGTCGAGCGGCACGGTCCGCGCGGACGTCTCGATCGACGACCTGATGCAGCTGACGAACGCGATCGCGCTGGCAGCGGAACAGTCCCCGGACGACCCGGACCTGGCAGACCGTCTCCTGCAACTGACCCTGACGGGCCTTCGCGCCCCGGACCGCGCCGGGGGCTGA
- a CDS encoding acetyl/propionyl/methylcrotonyl-CoA carboxylase subunit alpha — translation MRKVLIANRGEIAVRVARACRDAGIGSVAVYADPDRDALHVRAADEAFALGGDTPAASYLDIAKVLQAAKDSGADAIHPGYGFLSENAEFAQAVLDAGLTWIGPPPQAIRDLGDKVAARHIAQRAGAPLVAGTPDPVSGSEEVVAFAEEHGLPIAIKAAFGGGGRGLKVARTLEEIPELYDSAVREAVAAFGRGECFVERYLDKPRHVETQCLADTHGNVVVVSTRDCSLQRRHQKLVEEAPAPFLSDAQNAELYAASKAILKEAGYVGAGTVEFLVGMDGTISFLEVNTRLQVEHPVTEEVSGIDLVREMFRIADGEELGYDDPASRGHSFEFRINGEDPGRGFLPAPGTVTKFDPPTGPGVRLDAGVESGSVIGPAWDSLLAKLIVTGATREQALQRAARALAEFTIEGMATAVPFHRAVVTDPAFTADPFHVHTRWIETEFVNEIKPFAAPAEAEADDEAGRETVVVEVGGKRLEVSLPSSLGMSLARTGLAAGAKPKRRAAKKSGSAVSGDTLASPMQGTIVKIAVEEGQEVKEGDLIVVLEAMKMEQPLNAHRSGTVKGLAAEVGSSISSGAVICEIKD, via the coding sequence GTGCGCAAGGTGCTCATCGCCAACCGTGGCGAAATTGCTGTCCGTGTTGCTCGGGCCTGCCGGGACGCCGGTATCGGGAGCGTGGCCGTCTACGCCGACCCGGACCGTGACGCTCTGCATGTCCGCGCGGCCGACGAGGCATTCGCTCTGGGCGGTGACACCCCGGCGGCCAGTTACCTGGACATCGCCAAGGTGCTTCAGGCCGCGAAGGACTCCGGGGCGGACGCGATCCACCCCGGTTACGGCTTCCTCTCGGAGAACGCCGAGTTCGCCCAGGCCGTGCTGGACGCCGGTCTGACGTGGATCGGCCCGCCGCCGCAGGCGATCCGGGACCTCGGTGACAAGGTCGCCGCCCGCCACATCGCCCAGCGCGCCGGCGCCCCGCTCGTCGCGGGCACCCCGGACCCGGTCTCGGGCTCCGAGGAGGTCGTCGCCTTCGCCGAGGAGCACGGCCTGCCGATCGCGATCAAGGCCGCCTTCGGCGGTGGCGGCCGCGGCCTCAAGGTCGCCCGCACGCTGGAGGAGATCCCGGAGCTGTACGACTCCGCGGTCCGCGAGGCGGTCGCCGCGTTCGGGCGCGGGGAGTGCTTCGTCGAGCGCTACCTCGACAAGCCGCGCCACGTGGAGACCCAGTGCCTGGCCGACACCCACGGCAACGTGGTCGTCGTCTCGACCCGTGACTGCTCGCTCCAGCGCCGCCACCAGAAGCTCGTCGAGGAGGCCCCGGCCCCCTTCCTCTCCGACGCGCAGAACGCCGAGCTGTACGCGGCGTCCAAGGCGATCCTCAAGGAGGCCGGCTACGTCGGCGCCGGCACGGTCGAGTTCCTGGTCGGCATGGACGGCACGATCTCCTTCCTGGAGGTCAACACGCGCCTCCAGGTGGAGCACCCGGTGACCGAGGAGGTCTCCGGCATCGACCTGGTCCGCGAGATGTTCCGGATCGCCGACGGCGAGGAGCTGGGTTACGACGACCCCGCCTCGCGCGGCCACTCGTTCGAGTTCCGGATCAACGGCGAGGACCCCGGCCGTGGCTTCCTGCCGGCCCCCGGCACCGTCACGAAGTTCGACCCGCCGACCGGTCCGGGCGTGCGCCTGGACGCCGGTGTGGAGTCCGGCTCGGTCATCGGCCCCGCCTGGGACTCGCTGCTGGCGAAGCTGATCGTCACGGGTGCGACGCGTGAGCAGGCGCTCCAGCGTGCCGCCCGCGCCCTGGCGGAGTTCACCATCGAGGGCATGGCGACGGCCGTCCCGTTCCACCGCGCGGTCGTGACGGACCCGGCGTTCACCGCCGACCCGTTCCACGTCCACACCCGCTGGATCGAGACGGAGTTCGTCAACGAGATCAAGCCGTTCGCCGCGCCCGCCGAGGCGGAGGCCGACGACGAGGCCGGCCGCGAGACGGTGGTCGTCGAGGTCGGCGGCAAGCGCCTGGAGGTCTCGCTGCCCTCCTCGCTCGGCATGAGCCTGGCCCGTACCGGCCTCGCGGCGGGCGCCAAGCCCAAGCGCCGCGCGGCCAAGAAGTCCGGCTCCGCCGTCTCCGGCGACACCCTCGCCTCCCCGATGCAGGGCACGATCGTGAAGATCGCCGTGGAGGAGGGCCAGGAGGTCAAGGAGGGCGACCTGATCGTCGTCCTGGAGGCCATGAAGATGGAGCAGCCGCTGAACGCGCACCGCTCCGGCACGGTGAAGGGTCTGGCCGCCGAGGTCGGCAGCTCGATCTCCTCCGGCGCCGTCATCTGCGAGATCAAGGACTGA
- a CDS encoding Maf family protein: MAAMTAPRRLVLASASPARLGLLRQAGFRPEVIVSGVDEDALTAATPAALALVLAEAKAAVVAALPEAAGALVIGCDSVLELDGEALGKPADAEEAVARWKSMRGRAGVLRTGHSLTDTATGRTVSRTASTTVRFGEPSDAEIAAYVASGEPLHVAGAFTLDGRSAPFVESIDGDPGNVIGLSLPLLRHLLGELGISVTDLWA; encoded by the coding sequence ATGGCGGCCATGACCGCACCCCGCCGCCTCGTCCTCGCCTCCGCCTCCCCCGCCCGCCTCGGCCTGCTGCGCCAGGCGGGCTTCCGGCCGGAGGTCATCGTCAGCGGCGTCGACGAGGACGCCCTGACCGCCGCCACCCCCGCCGCTCTCGCCCTGGTGCTCGCCGAGGCCAAGGCGGCCGTCGTCGCCGCCCTTCCCGAGGCCGCCGGCGCCCTGGTCATCGGCTGCGACTCGGTGCTGGAGCTGGACGGCGAGGCGCTCGGCAAGCCCGCCGACGCCGAGGAGGCCGTCGCCCGCTGGAAGTCGATGCGCGGGCGCGCCGGGGTGCTGCGGACGGGGCACAGCCTGACGGACACCGCGACCGGCCGGACGGTGTCGCGGACGGCGTCCACCACGGTCCGCTTCGGCGAGCCGAGCGACGCGGAGATCGCCGCCTACGTGGCCTCCGGCGAACCGCTGCACGTGGCGGGCGCGTTCACCCTGGACGGGCGGTCGGCGCCGTTCGTGGAGTCCATCGACGGCGATCCGGGCAACGTCATCGGGCTGTCGCTGCCGCTGCTGCGCCACCTGCTGGGCGAGCTGGGGATCTCGGTCACCGACCTCTGGGCCTGA
- the mmpB gene encoding morphogenic membrane protein MmpB, with amino-acid sequence MLWSDPENKPPKELRDAVDMMRRAGLLLALAMVVAMFVLGTR; translated from the coding sequence ATGCTCTGGTCCGACCCCGAGAACAAGCCCCCCAAGGAACTCCGCGACGCGGTGGACATGATGCGCCGAGCCGGTCTGCTGCTGGCGCTGGCGATGGTCGTCGCCATGTTCGTGCTGGGCACGCGCTGA
- a CDS encoding acyl-CoA carboxylase epsilon subunit — MIKVVRGNPTPEELAAALAVVRARAAAASAVSSGPPQPPAGWSHPSRLARRVRPLPGPRAWARTYWPA, encoded by the coding sequence ATGATCAAGGTCGTACGGGGCAACCCGACCCCGGAGGAGCTGGCCGCCGCGCTCGCGGTGGTCCGGGCCCGGGCGGCGGCCGCGTCCGCCGTGTCGTCCGGCCCGCCCCAGCCGCCCGCCGGCTGGTCGCACCCGAGCCGGCTGGCCCGGCGCGTCCGTCCGCTGCCGGGCCCGCGCGCCTGGGCCCGTACGTACTGGCCCGCATAG